From the genome of Alosa sapidissima isolate fAloSap1 chromosome 14, fAloSap1.pri, whole genome shotgun sequence, one region includes:
- the ddx28 gene encoding probable ATP-dependent RNA helicase DDX28 yields MLAAVRVGRTVFYTCKRLSETKHSALPMYISDCKLVTSSGSGSMSTTSTEPVVIRIPKPTLDRIEKTRQIKRRTEKVPLIKPGRLLIKSKNPQLNQSAGYTFGKFEETRLCSKGWKHHKSRGDYFTINSIQTVPPFITECEQSDLDPDKSTTFNTFHIRQELVEILRRENIIHPTAVQRKVIPKLLRGHNVLCAGETGSGKTLTYLLPIIHDLLEKKERNTDTNTHAVVLVPSRELAEQVAVVTRMLSQELNLKVKVLGGGRGIGNIKAAFTHGQSDVLVTTPGALLKATWRNYVDLSQLRFIVVDEADTMFDPSFSDMLEKILLNTNVASTVSETRGLQPKAQLVLVGATFPEGVGEVVSKVTDLGSILTIKSQRLHHLMPHVKQTFVKVIGADKLLELNHALKKVEQDGAGVLVFCNSASTVNWLGFALDDLGVRHVRLQGAMPAAMREGIFRNFQKGLVDVLVCTDIASRGLDTQRVKLIVNYDFPVSHTDYIHRAGRVGRAGGQGEGEVLSFVTHKWDVELVQKIETAARRRTCLPGMESEIHQPSPKEDQNL; encoded by the coding sequence ATGCTGGCCGCTGTCAGGGTCGGACGAACTGTTTTCTATACATGCAAACGACTTTCGGAAACCAAGCATTCCGCGTTGCCTATGTACATCAGTGACTGTAAGCTTGTGACATCTTCAGGCAGTGGATCTATGTCCACGACGTCTACGGAACCAGTGGTCATTCGTATCCCCAAACCTACGCTGGATCGTATTGAAAAAACGAGACAGATCAAACGGAGAACGGAGAAAGTTCCTCTCATCAAACCTGGCAGACTGTTAATTAAAAGCAAGAATCCACAACTAAACCAGTCAGCAGGATATACATTCGGTAAATTCGAGGAGACACGCTTATGCTCCAAAGGGTGGAAACATCATAAATCACGTGGTGACTATTTTACCATAAACAGCATCCAGACTGTGCCACCATTTATCACTGAATGTGAACAGAGCGACTTGGACCCAGACAAGTCTACTACGTTTAATACATTTCATATTCGTCAGGAATTGGTGGAGATTTTGCGTCGCGAGAATATAATCCATCCCACAGCAGTGCAGAGGAAGGTAATTCCGAAGCTGCTGCGTGGTCATAACGTCCTGTGCGCAGGTGAGACCGGTAGCGGCAAAACGCTTACTTACTTGCTGCCAATTATTCATGACCTGctggagaagaaagaaagaaatactgACACAAATACTCATGCAGTTGTTCTGGTGCCTTCGCGAGAGCTGGCCGAGCAAGTAGCGGTTGTGACGCGAATGCTTAGCCAGGAGTTGAACTTGAAGGTAAAGGTGCTTGGAGGCGGCAGGGGTATTGGCAACATCAAAGCAGCCTTCACCCATGGTCAGTCAGATGTTTTAGTGACCACTCCTGGTGCTCTTCTTAAAGCCACGTGGAGGAATTATGTGGACTTGAGCCAACTTAGATTTATTGTCGTGGATGAGGCTGACACCATGTTTGATCCCAGCTTCTCAGACATGCTCGAGAAAATCTTGCTAAACACGAATGTGGCCTCCACAGTGTCTGAGACCCGTGGCCTGCAACCAAAAGCTCAATTGGTTTTAGTGGGGGCCACGTTTCCGGAGGGTGTGGGAGAGGTGGTCAGCAAGGTGACAGACCTTGGGAGCATCTTGACCATCAAAAGccaaaggctccaccacctaATGCCTCATGTAAAGCAGACTTTTGTGAAAGTGATAGGTGCTGACAAACTGCTGGAGCTGAATCACGCACTGAAGAAGGTGGAGCAGGATGGGGCTGGTGTACTGGTCTTCTGTAACTCTGCATCCACTGTGAATTGGCTGGGATTTGCCTTGGATGACTTGGGTGTCCGACACGTACGTCTACAAGGTGCAATGCCAGCCGCCATGAGGGAGGGAATTTTCCGGAACTTCCAGAAAGGCCTGGTTGACGTGCTGGTTTGCACAGACATTGCCTCCCGAGGCCTTGACACGCAGAGGGTGAAACTGATAGTGAACTACGACTTCCCTGTGAGCCACACAGACTACATTCACCGGGCAGGGCGGGTGGGCCGGGCAGGTGGCCAGGGCGAAGGAGAGGTGCTGAGCTTCGTCACCCATAAGTGGGATGTGGAGCTGGTACAGAAGATTGAGACTGCTGCCCGGAGAAGAACTTGTCTGCCTGGGATGGAATCTGAAATACACCAGCCTAGCCCCAAAGAAGATCAAAACTTGTGA